A single window of Gemmatimonadales bacterium DNA harbors:
- the pheT gene encoding phenylalanine--tRNA ligase subunit beta, translated as MNVSRRWLEAFLQHPLDSKDLVPRLAMLGLPPDAVEPLGAELAPVVVGQVVELSRHPNADRLQVCQVDIGGDQRRQVVTGATNVVLGGRYPFAPVGTTLPNGITLEKRKLRGEVSEGMLCSADELGMGADHDGLLTLEGDHPAGTPILQVFDLADERLVLDISPMRGDLLSHKGVARELAASLKLRYRLPAVPGVNPAVGATIRRATGASGVLAECEALPDGLEVAVEAGAAGKRFAAAVIENVRVGPSPEWLVRRLAAIGQRSISNIVDITNYVMFEIGQPLHAYDASRIGGGRLLSRLAREGERLTTLDGVDRALTGSMTVVADGTAALGVAGVMGGGDSEVGAATTTVVLEAAWWDPAATRATRRALGLATEASQRFERGADLFSVSESLRRAIELVLAVAGGRLVDAVDVWPEIVHPPRIFLRQARVAQVIGLDLPLTTIEKTLVAIGATVLAKPDDARLAVDVPGWRRDLTTEIDLVEEVARIYGYDQLPDGLRPFRPGAQVDAPSELVSQTIRRGLTAEGLFEAVLLPIGPATGTAAVPVLNPLSADHGYLRERLLSGLIREVESNWAAQVRDIRLFEIGTGFARPAEGRRPVETLRVAGVVTGARLAGHWTDSGGTPDLDCWDLKGLFERAVSLANPGATVQVAGDRLVAMVGDRQVGQAGLEQGDAPVWAAPLFGFEIEVDPSLRSVPPFVPPPAFPAANRDVALVVPWTVPAAAVLAEARRVGGAILEAIDVVDEYRGAGVPDSARSVAFRFRFRSRDRTLKDVEVDQAVHRIRAAVEKHLGASLRS; from the coding sequence ATGAACGTCTCCCGTCGCTGGCTCGAGGCGTTTCTCCAGCACCCGCTCGACAGCAAGGACCTGGTGCCGCGGCTCGCCATGCTGGGGCTGCCCCCCGATGCGGTGGAGCCGCTCGGTGCGGAGCTTGCGCCTGTCGTCGTCGGCCAGGTGGTGGAACTGAGCCGCCATCCCAATGCCGACCGGCTGCAGGTCTGTCAGGTCGACATCGGCGGCGATCAGCGCCGCCAGGTCGTCACCGGGGCCACCAATGTCGTGCTCGGTGGCCGCTATCCGTTTGCGCCGGTCGGGACGACGCTGCCCAATGGCATCACGCTCGAAAAGCGCAAGCTGCGCGGCGAGGTGTCCGAAGGCATGCTCTGCTCGGCGGATGAGTTGGGTATGGGCGCCGATCATGACGGGCTGCTGACGCTCGAGGGCGATCATCCGGCCGGAACACCGATCCTCCAGGTCTTTGATCTGGCGGATGAGCGCCTGGTGCTCGACATCTCGCCGATGCGAGGCGACCTGCTCTCGCACAAAGGTGTGGCCCGAGAGCTGGCTGCGTCGCTCAAGCTCCGCTACCGGCTTCCGGCTGTGCCCGGGGTCAACCCGGCCGTCGGCGCGACGATCCGTCGGGCGACCGGAGCATCAGGCGTGCTGGCCGAGTGTGAGGCGCTGCCTGACGGCCTCGAGGTGGCGGTCGAGGCGGGAGCGGCGGGCAAGCGCTTTGCCGCAGCAGTGATCGAGAATGTGCGGGTCGGTCCCTCGCCCGAATGGCTGGTCCGCCGCCTCGCCGCCATCGGCCAGCGGTCCATCAGCAACATCGTCGACATCACGAACTATGTGATGTTCGAGATCGGTCAACCGCTCCATGCCTACGATGCGAGTCGAATCGGGGGCGGTCGGCTGCTCTCGCGCCTGGCGCGCGAGGGTGAGCGGCTGACGACCCTGGACGGGGTCGACCGAGCCTTGACCGGGTCCATGACCGTGGTTGCCGATGGGACCGCTGCGCTCGGTGTGGCCGGCGTCATGGGTGGCGGGGACAGCGAAGTGGGCGCGGCCACAACCACCGTCGTGCTCGAGGCCGCCTGGTGGGATCCGGCGGCAACCCGAGCCACCCGTCGCGCGCTTGGACTGGCCACCGAGGCGAGTCAGCGCTTCGAGCGGGGCGCCGACCTCTTCTCGGTGTCAGAGTCGCTCCGGCGTGCCATCGAACTCGTTCTGGCGGTGGCAGGTGGACGTCTCGTCGACGCCGTCGACGTCTGGCCCGAGATCGTTCACCCGCCGCGGATCTTTCTCCGACAGGCCCGGGTTGCCCAGGTCATCGGGCTCGACCTGCCGCTGACCACAATCGAGAAGACGCTCGTCGCCATCGGCGCGACGGTGCTGGCCAAACCGGATGACGCTCGCCTTGCCGTCGACGTACCCGGGTGGCGGCGTGATCTGACGACGGAGATCGACCTGGTCGAGGAAGTGGCCAGGATCTACGGGTATGATCAGCTGCCCGACGGGCTTCGTCCCTTCCGCCCGGGCGCGCAGGTCGATGCTCCGAGTGAACTCGTCTCGCAGACGATTCGTCGTGGGCTGACTGCTGAGGGGCTGTTCGAGGCGGTGCTCCTGCCCATCGGCCCTGCGACGGGGACCGCTGCGGTTCCGGTCCTCAATCCGCTCTCGGCTGATCACGGATACCTGCGTGAGCGGCTGCTGTCCGGACTGATTCGGGAGGTGGAGTCGAACTGGGCGGCCCAGGTGCGCGACATCCGGCTCTTCGAAATCGGGACTGGCTTTGCGAGGCCGGCCGAGGGCCGCCGTCCGGTCGAAACACTCCGGGTCGCGGGGGTCGTGACCGGGGCTCGCCTGGCCGGGCACTGGACCGATTCGGGGGGGACGCCCGACCTCGACTGCTGGGATCTGAAGGGGTTGTTCGAGCGCGCCGTGTCCCTGGCGAATCCTGGGGCGACGGTGCAAGTTGCGGGAGATCGCTTGGTGGCTATGGTCGGCGATCGGCAGGTTGGTCAGGCCGGGCTCGAACAGGGCGACGCGCCCGTGTGGGCCGCGCCGCTCTTCGGATTCGAGATCGAGGTGGATCCAAGCCTCAGATCCGTACCGCCGTTCGTACCCCCGCCGGCCTTTCCGGCCGCCAATCGCGATGTAGCGCTGGTGGTGCCGTGGACCGTTCCCGCCGCTGCGGTTCTCGCGGAAGCGCGCCGGGTCGGGGGCGCCATTCTGGAAGCGATCGACGTGGTGGACGAGTATCGCGGGGCGGGCGTGCCTGACTCGGCGCGAAGTGTGGCATTCAGGTTCCGATTCCGCAGCCGCGATCGGACCCTCAAGGACGTGGAAGTCGATCAGGCGGTGCATCGGATACGCGCTGCCGTGGAGAAGCATCTTGGCGCAAGCCTCCGGAGCTGA
- a CDS encoding cell division protein ZapA: MSDSRPVEVVIGGHKLLVSSDHPAEYTKAVADHFDQAVQRIRAALPTVDAHRAAILAGLAVTDELFQAQRAEKGTAARVRAVAARLEQLVGS, translated from the coding sequence ATGAGCGATTCCCGTCCCGTCGAGGTGGTCATCGGCGGCCATAAGCTGCTGGTGAGTTCCGATCACCCGGCGGAATACACCAAGGCGGTCGCCGATCATTTCGATCAGGCCGTTCAACGGATCCGCGCGGCGTTGCCGACGGTAGATGCGCATCGTGCCGCCATCCTGGCCGGGCTCGCGGTAACCGACGAGCTCTTCCAGGCGCAGCGGGCGGAAAAGGGGACCGCCGCTCGGGTTCGGGCGGTCGCCGCGCGATTGGAGCAGTTGGTCGGGTCGTAA
- the rny gene encoding ribonuclease Y has translation MPLMEIVLVGAGAIGGALVALLGYSAVLRSKRRDAAGLIATAREESTRAAADARSEADKVRAAAVVEGKMEALRLREEAEKEVGRRREEIDRVERRLDERDQTLTRRGEELDRQGKSVAGQQSALAQREVLIDARLKEVDALAHEQRQRLERIAGLSVEEARKEFFQRVEDEARAQASALVRDIKDQAKKNADREAKRIIAMSIQRLAAEHTAETTVSAVALPSDELKGRIIGREGRNIRAFEMATGVDLIIDDTPDTVIVSCFDPIRREVGRRALEALITDGRIHPGRIEEVVKKIQKELEEQLVELGEQAAYETGIHGLHPEMIKLVGRMRYRTSYGQNIYEHSKEVAWIAGMMAAELHLDVQLAKRGGLLHDVGKVLTHDNEGTHVQLGVEVATKYRENALVINCIAAHHDDEPHQTAESVLVQAADAISGSRPGARRESFETYVKRLTKLEEIASSFDGVDKVNAIQAGREVRVIVVPEKIDDARSQELAETIAKRIEGELQYPGQIRVTVIRETRATGVAK, from the coding sequence ATGCCCCTCATGGAGATCGTCCTGGTGGGCGCCGGGGCGATTGGAGGTGCCCTCGTCGCGCTGCTTGGGTATTCAGCCGTGTTGCGTTCCAAACGACGTGATGCGGCCGGCCTGATCGCGACAGCACGGGAGGAATCGACCAGAGCCGCCGCCGATGCCCGGTCCGAGGCCGACAAGGTCCGCGCCGCCGCCGTGGTCGAAGGCAAGATGGAGGCGCTCCGGCTGCGCGAAGAAGCGGAGAAGGAAGTCGGTCGCCGCCGCGAGGAAATCGACCGGGTCGAGCGGCGACTCGACGAGCGCGATCAAACGCTCACACGCCGTGGTGAGGAGTTGGATCGGCAGGGCAAATCGGTTGCCGGGCAGCAGAGCGCCCTGGCGCAGCGGGAAGTCCTGATCGACGCCCGGCTCAAGGAAGTCGACGCTCTGGCGCACGAGCAGCGCCAGCGGCTCGAGCGAATTGCCGGGCTCTCGGTCGAGGAGGCCCGGAAGGAGTTCTTCCAGCGGGTCGAGGACGAAGCTCGGGCCCAGGCATCGGCTCTGGTGCGCGACATCAAGGACCAGGCGAAAAAGAATGCCGATCGCGAGGCCAAGCGGATCATTGCGATGTCGATCCAGCGCCTGGCCGCCGAGCACACGGCCGAAACGACCGTGTCCGCCGTGGCGCTGCCGAGCGACGAGCTCAAGGGCCGGATCATCGGTCGCGAAGGCCGAAACATCCGCGCCTTCGAGATGGCAACCGGCGTCGACCTGATCATCGACGACACTCCCGATACCGTCATCGTGTCATGCTTCGATCCGATCCGGCGCGAAGTCGGGCGCCGTGCGCTCGAAGCCCTGATCACGGATGGGCGGATCCATCCCGGACGGATCGAAGAGGTGGTCAAGAAGATCCAGAAGGAACTGGAGGAGCAGCTTGTCGAGCTGGGCGAGCAGGCCGCCTACGAGACGGGCATCCACGGCCTCCATCCGGAGATGATCAAGCTGGTCGGTCGGATGCGCTACCGCACCTCGTACGGCCAGAATATCTACGAGCATTCCAAAGAAGTTGCCTGGATTGCCGGGATGATGGCTGCGGAACTGCATCTCGACGTGCAGCTCGCCAAGCGGGGCGGTCTGCTCCACGACGTCGGCAAGGTGCTGACCCACGACAACGAGGGCACCCATGTGCAGCTCGGCGTCGAGGTCGCGACCAAGTACCGGGAAAACGCTCTCGTCATCAACTGCATTGCCGCGCATCACGACGATGAACCCCACCAGACGGCAGAGTCGGTGCTGGTGCAGGCGGCCGATGCGATCAGCGGCTCCAGGCCGGGTGCCCGGCGCGAGTCGTTCGAGACCTACGTCAAGCGCCTGACCAAGCTCGAGGAAATTGCCTCGAGCTTCGATGGCGTCGACAAAGTGAATGCGATCCAGGCAGGTCGGGAGGTTCGAGTCATCGTGGTGCCTGAAAAGATAGATGATGCTCGCTCGCAGGAGCTGGCGGAAACGATTGCCAAACGAATCGAAGGTGAACTGCAGTATCCCGGGCAGATCCGGGTCACCGTGATCCGAGAGACCCGCGCCACCGGAGTGGCCAAGTGA
- a CDS encoding bifunctional 5,10-methylene-tetrahydrofolate dehydrogenase/5,10-methylene-tetrahydrofolate cyclohydrolase — MSARLLDGTALAAEIRQDVEREVRTLRQRGITPGLAVVIVGDDPASKVYVASKGRACLEAGMHSETIRLPDTTTEAELLAVIDRLNADPTIHGFLVQLPLPKSIDGDRVLLRIDPRKDVDGFHPMNVGRVSIGDPLAFRPATPYGVQQMLIRSGIETKGAHAVVVGRSNIVGKPMASLLVQDTPGGNCTVTVCHSRSRDLPALTRQADLLVVAIGRPDFVRGNMIKPGAVVIDVGINRVADPTAPKGYRIVGDVAFDEAMQVASAVTPVPGGVGKMTIAMLLMNTVQAARQPS; from the coding sequence GTGAGCGCCAGGCTTCTCGACGGTACGGCGCTTGCTGCGGAGATTCGCCAGGACGTCGAACGCGAGGTTCGCACCCTGCGTCAGCGCGGCATCACGCCCGGGCTGGCCGTCGTAATCGTCGGCGACGACCCGGCGAGCAAGGTCTACGTGGCAAGCAAGGGGCGCGCCTGCCTCGAGGCGGGGATGCACTCGGAAACCATTCGGCTGCCGGATACGACCACCGAGGCGGAGCTGCTGGCCGTGATCGACCGCCTCAACGCCGACCCGACGATTCACGGCTTTCTGGTCCAGTTGCCGCTTCCGAAGTCGATCGACGGCGATCGCGTTCTGCTCAGAATCGACCCGCGCAAGGATGTCGACGGCTTTCATCCCATGAACGTGGGCCGGGTCTCGATCGGTGATCCGCTGGCCTTTCGGCCCGCTACGCCCTACGGGGTGCAGCAGATGCTGATTCGATCGGGCATCGAGACCAAAGGCGCCCACGCGGTCGTGGTTGGCCGTTCCAACATCGTGGGCAAGCCGATGGCGAGCCTGCTGGTGCAGGATACGCCAGGCGGCAACTGCACCGTCACGGTCTGCCACTCCCGCTCCCGCGACCTCCCGGCGCTGACTCGGCAGGCGGACCTGCTGGTGGTCGCGATCGGTCGCCCGGACTTTGTCCGTGGCAACATGATCAAGCCCGGAGCCGTCGTGATCGATGTCGGCATCAACCGCGTCGCGGATCCCACCGCACCCAAGGGGTACCGCATCGTCGGCGACGTAGCGTTCGACGAGGCGATGCAGGTGGCCAGCGCGGTCACGCCGGTGCCCGGCGGAGTCGGGAAGATGACCATTGCCATGTTGCTGATGAACACGGTTCAGGCGGCGCGGCAACCGTCGTGA
- the xseA gene encoding exodeoxyribonuclease VII large subunit: protein MKRRRTAPIDLFGEAPAASPGADSARAAFSVSELAGALKELTEGALGQVWVKGEIAGFKAYEAGHWYFSLRDADAQLRCVMWRTYAERLRVPPSEGTEVYLLGTPTVWAPRGELRLSAVTVLPTSGVGVQQLALERTRELLERDGLFDPARKRPLPAFPRGLAVVTSSDGAVIHDIVTVARRRWPAARIVIVPARVQGGDAVGTLVEALDTVDRLTGIDLCIVARGGGAKDDLLAFNAEAVCRALARVGVPVISAIGHETDVTLADLVADVRAPTPSAAAELALPDRVEVARHVGSLGNRLAGGLRRRIDWQSERVDRVADRARHAMTGRLQRQTRRFERLATALDALNPLAVLARGYSVAQTEDARVVTRQSQLPPGTRFTLRVADGAVQARAE, encoded by the coding sequence GTGAAACGTCGCAGGACGGCACCCATCGACCTGTTCGGCGAGGCGCCGGCAGCATCGCCTGGCGCCGACAGCGCCCGGGCGGCGTTCTCGGTTTCGGAGCTGGCAGGCGCCCTCAAGGAACTGACCGAAGGCGCGCTGGGACAAGTCTGGGTCAAAGGCGAGATTGCCGGCTTCAAGGCCTACGAGGCCGGCCACTGGTACTTCTCGCTGCGCGATGCCGATGCGCAGCTGAGGTGCGTCATGTGGCGCACCTATGCGGAGCGCCTGCGGGTGCCGCCATCCGAAGGTACCGAGGTGTACTTGCTGGGCACGCCGACGGTCTGGGCGCCGCGGGGCGAGCTGCGGCTTTCGGCGGTGACGGTGCTGCCGACCAGTGGTGTCGGGGTCCAGCAGCTGGCCTTGGAGCGGACCCGCGAGCTGCTCGAGCGCGACGGGCTCTTTGATCCCGCCCGCAAGCGTCCGCTGCCCGCCTTCCCGCGAGGCCTCGCGGTGGTTACCAGCAGTGACGGCGCCGTGATTCACGATATCGTCACGGTGGCGCGCCGTCGCTGGCCAGCCGCCCGCATCGTGATTGTGCCGGCTCGGGTGCAGGGCGGCGACGCCGTCGGCACGCTGGTGGAGGCACTCGACACCGTCGATCGCCTGACCGGTATCGACCTTTGCATCGTGGCCCGGGGTGGCGGGGCCAAGGACGACCTGCTGGCGTTCAACGCCGAGGCGGTCTGTCGGGCCCTGGCTCGGGTCGGCGTTCCGGTCATCTCGGCCATCGGCCACGAAACCGACGTGACGCTGGCCGACCTTGTCGCCGATGTTCGTGCCCCGACGCCGTCGGCTGCTGCGGAGTTGGCGCTGCCCGATCGCGTAGAAGTCGCACGGCATGTCGGCTCGCTGGGGAACCGCCTGGCCGGCGGGCTGCGCCGGCGAATCGACTGGCAGAGCGAGCGGGTCGACCGCGTCGCCGATCGGGCTCGCCACGCCATGACCGGACGGCTGCAGCGCCAGACCCGCCGCTTCGAACGGCTCGCGACCGCCCTGGATGCGCTCAATCCGCTGGCGGTGCTGGCCCGTGGGTACAGCGTGGCCCAGACGGAGGACGCCCGGGTGGTTACCCGTCAGAGCCAGTTGCCGCCGGGAACGCGATTCACCCTCCGTGTGGCGGATGGCGCCGTCCAGGCACGGGCCGAATGA
- the xseB gene encoding exodeoxyribonuclease VII small subunit, translated as MTDPLSADLDRLEQIVNALERDDLDLDGALALFEEGVGRLRAAKERLAEAEAKVERVLTDAAGVLKLTRFDG; from the coding sequence ATGACCGATCCGCTGAGCGCCGATCTCGACCGGCTCGAGCAGATCGTCAACGCGCTCGAACGCGACGACCTGGATCTCGATGGTGCGCTGGCGCTGTTCGAGGAGGGCGTGGGTCGGTTGCGGGCGGCCAAGGAACGCCTGGCCGAGGCCGAGGCCAAGGTCGAACGAGTGCTGACCGACGCCGCCGGGGTGCTCAAGCTGACCCGGTTCGATGGCTGA
- a CDS encoding polyprenyl synthetase family protein, translated as MAEGAAEALLAEAQSIAEHHLLELAARLRREVSGQLGEALQYALETSGKRIRPALVLASYRAAGGQAAAIARLAVAVEVIHTYSLVHDDLPCMDDDARRRGRPTTHVTFDVATATRVGYLLVPVAVEVLCEAADELHLPCSIRQAVARTLLAASGIRGMVGGQWLDLDAEGRALEAAELTAIHARKTGALIEAACVVGGLAAGASPVLLAGLAGFGREIGLAFQVADDVLDATATTAQLGKTAGRDASLGKSTYVRFLGVDRARAEAIRLADAAVRSLDQAGIVDPALPSLARYIVNRQS; from the coding sequence ATGGCTGAGGGCGCTGCCGAAGCCCTGCTCGCCGAAGCCCAGTCGATCGCCGAGCATCACCTCCTGGAACTTGCCGCACGGTTGCGGCGGGAGGTGTCCGGTCAGCTCGGTGAGGCGCTGCAGTACGCGCTGGAAACCTCGGGCAAGCGGATCCGACCGGCCCTGGTGTTGGCCAGCTATCGCGCGGCGGGAGGTCAGGCGGCTGCCATTGCGCGGCTAGCGGTTGCGGTCGAGGTCATTCACACCTACTCGCTGGTGCACGATGACCTGCCCTGTATGGACGACGATGCCCGTCGTCGCGGGCGCCCGACGACCCATGTCACCTTCGACGTCGCGACGGCCACCCGGGTCGGGTACCTGCTGGTTCCGGTCGCGGTCGAGGTTCTGTGCGAAGCTGCCGACGAGCTGCATCTGCCGTGTTCGATCCGACAGGCGGTTGCCCGGACGTTGCTGGCGGCCAGCGGGATCCGTGGCATGGTTGGTGGCCAATGGCTCGATCTGGATGCCGAGGGCCGGGCCCTCGAGGCGGCGGAACTCACGGCCATTCATGCCCGGAAAACCGGTGCCCTGATCGAGGCGGCCTGCGTTGTCGGCGGGCTCGCGGCCGGGGCGTCGCCGGTGCTGCTGGCCGGCCTGGCGGGGTTCGGCCGGGAAATCGGGCTGGCCTTTCAGGTTGCCGATGATGTGCTCGACGCGACTGCCACCACGGCGCAGCTGGGCAAGACAGCCGGGCGCGATGCGTCGCTGGGCAAGTCCACCTATGTTCGCTTTCTCGGGGTCGACCGGGCTCGGGCCGAGGCGATTCGGCTGGCCGACGCGGCGGTCCGGTCGCTCGACCAGGCGGGGATCGTCGACCCGGCCTTGCCCAGTCTGGCCCGTTATATTGTGAATCGACAGTCCTGA
- the dxs gene encoding 1-deoxy-D-xylulose-5-phosphate synthase yields MSLLSTLRGPADLKQLRRDQLPELAEDVRRRLIQACSVTGGHIGASLGCVELAIALLYEFDSPTDKIVWDVGHQAYAWKLLTGRDTGFDTLRQRAGISGFLKRSESEHDQFGAGHAGTAMSAAFGMATARDLLGLDYKVVAVVGDGALTCGLSYEGMNNAGHSDRDVILIVNDNGMSISPNVGAISKTLGRIVASPFTNRLRDIVKNWTLKAGKVFGDEVVEFAKNVEESAKNLFSEGMFFEELGFRYFGPIDGHDVGKLCDTFRFVRSLSGPRVIHILTEKGKGFSFAEANKEKWHGLAAYDPETGDLRKAASGPPAWTQVFGEALTALAEDHRDFVVITAAMPSGTGTGIFQRKWPERFFDTGIAEGHAVTFAAGMATQGVRPVCAIYSTFLQRAYDNIIHDVAVQHLPVMFCMDRAGLVGEDGQTHMGLYDIPYMLAVPGMVVTAPKDADELIGLIKTGLQYNDGPFCTRYPRDKAPAEASPIDTIPAVPFGSWEMLRSGADAAILAVGTMVAPALDAARRLEADGVDAAVVNCRFIKPYDRGMLETILAGTKRIITVEEGCVVNGFGAYLARELSETHPEVQVVTLGVPDQLVEQAPRAEQLAWFGLTGPQIAARVLALQHEPSFEAR; encoded by the coding sequence ATGTCGCTCCTATCGACGCTTCGGGGTCCGGCCGACCTGAAACAGCTCCGCCGCGATCAGCTGCCTGAACTCGCCGAGGATGTTCGCCGGCGGTTGATTCAAGCCTGCTCGGTTACCGGCGGTCATATCGGCGCCAGCTTGGGATGCGTCGAGTTGGCTATTGCGCTGCTGTACGAGTTCGACTCCCCGACGGACAAGATTGTCTGGGACGTCGGGCATCAGGCCTATGCCTGGAAGTTGCTCACCGGGCGCGACACGGGGTTCGATACGCTTCGGCAGCGTGCCGGGATCTCAGGCTTTCTCAAGCGGAGCGAGAGCGAGCACGACCAGTTCGGGGCGGGGCATGCCGGTACGGCCATGTCCGCGGCTTTCGGGATGGCCACCGCGCGGGATCTGCTGGGACTCGACTACAAGGTTGTGGCTGTCGTCGGCGATGGCGCCTTGACCTGCGGGCTGTCCTATGAGGGCATGAACAACGCCGGTCACTCCGACCGCGATGTCATCCTGATCGTCAACGACAACGGGATGTCGATCTCGCCGAACGTTGGCGCCATCAGCAAGACGCTCGGTCGTATCGTTGCCAGCCCCTTTACCAATCGACTGCGCGATATCGTCAAGAATTGGACCCTCAAAGCCGGGAAGGTCTTTGGCGACGAGGTGGTGGAGTTTGCCAAGAACGTCGAGGAGAGCGCCAAGAACCTCTTTTCCGAGGGGATGTTCTTCGAGGAGCTGGGCTTCCGGTACTTCGGACCGATCGACGGGCATGACGTCGGCAAGCTCTGCGACACCTTCCGGTTCGTTCGCTCCCTGAGCGGCCCCCGGGTGATCCACATCCTGACGGAAAAGGGCAAGGGCTTCTCGTTTGCCGAGGCCAACAAGGAAAAGTGGCACGGCCTGGCGGCGTACGATCCGGAAACAGGCGACCTGCGCAAGGCCGCCAGCGGACCGCCGGCATGGACGCAGGTGTTCGGTGAAGCGCTGACCGCCCTGGCCGAAGATCATCGTGACTTCGTGGTGATCACGGCGGCAATGCCGTCGGGCACCGGCACCGGCATCTTCCAGCGCAAGTGGCCCGAGCGGTTCTTCGATACCGGGATTGCCGAGGGGCACGCGGTGACCTTTGCCGCCGGCATGGCGACCCAGGGGGTCCGTCCCGTCTGCGCCATCTATTCGACCTTCCTGCAACGCGCCTACGACAACATCATCCATGATGTTGCGGTGCAGCATCTGCCGGTCATGTTCTGCATGGACCGCGCTGGGCTGGTTGGCGAAGACGGTCAGACCCACATGGGCCTCTACGACATCCCGTACATGCTGGCGGTGCCCGGGATGGTCGTGACGGCGCCCAAAGATGCGGACGAACTGATCGGCCTGATCAAGACCGGACTGCAGTACAACGACGGCCCCTTCTGCACCCGGTATCCGCGAGACAAGGCGCCCGCGGAGGCGTCACCGATCGATACCATTCCTGCGGTGCCGTTTGGCAGTTGGGAAATGCTGCGGAGCGGCGCCGATGCGGCCATCCTCGCGGTGGGCACCATGGTGGCTCCGGCACTGGATGCGGCCCGTCGTCTCGAAGCGGACGGGGTCGATGCCGCAGTGGTCAACTGCCGCTTCATCAAGCCCTACGATCGTGGGATGCTGGAGACCATCCTGGCCGGCACCAAACGGATCATTACGGTGGAGGAAGGGTGTGTCGTCAACGGTTTCGGTGCGTACCTGGCCCGAGAGTTGAGTGAAACCCATCCTGAGGTCCAGGTCGTCACGTTGGGCGTTCCGGACCAGTTGGTCGAGCAGGCGCCTCGGGCCGAGCAGTTGGCCTGGTTTGGACTGACCGGTCCGCAGATTGCCGCGCGGGTGCTTGCACTCCAGCACGAGCCCAGCTTCGAGGCTCGATGA
- a CDS encoding NAD(+)/NADH kinase, whose protein sequence is MNVGVIGNPRYRGLSAILAGLADRAQSLGISFQTEPELASLWGQPIPLIDTSTLDALLTLGGDGTLLRGARQLAGRPVPLLGVNLGRVGFLTACTRADLDQAVTQLASGEYEVEPRLALNTEIVGKGGSRFTLPQALNDVCVHKAGVARMIQLTVTVDDQEVGPYSADGLIIATPTGSTAYSLSAGGPIIAPGVRAVVITPICAHTLAVRPLVIHASSRIGIVPLQGSVGDLLISVDGQQAMSLGPDEVVEIVRSPEFVHLVRLGPRAYFSRLRESLRWGDLAERDGRQ, encoded by the coding sequence ATGAACGTCGGCGTCATCGGCAATCCTCGCTACCGCGGCCTCTCCGCCATTCTCGCGGGCCTGGCCGATCGCGCCCAGTCGCTCGGCATCAGCTTCCAGACGGAGCCAGAACTGGCTTCGCTCTGGGGGCAGCCGATTCCCCTGATCGATACCAGCACACTCGACGCCCTGCTGACGCTGGGGGGCGACGGAACGCTGTTGCGCGGCGCCCGGCAGCTTGCGGGCCGGCCGGTGCCGCTGCTCGGCGTCAACCTCGGACGGGTCGGGTTCTTGACGGCGTGCACCCGCGCGGATCTCGATCAGGCCGTGACGCAGCTGGCGTCGGGTGAATACGAGGTCGAGCCTCGCCTGGCGCTCAACACGGAAATCGTCGGCAAAGGTGGCTCCCGCTTCACGCTGCCCCAGGCGCTCAACGATGTCTGTGTGCACAAGGCCGGCGTCGCGCGGATGATCCAGCTCACGGTGACCGTCGACGACCAGGAAGTCGGCCCCTACAGCGCCGATGGCCTGATCATCGCCACGCCCACCGGGTCGACCGCCTACTCGCTGTCGGCTGGCGGGCCGATCATTGCGCCCGGCGTCCGCGCGGTCGTGATCACGCCGATCTGTGCCCACACCCTGGCGGTTCGCCCGCTCGTCATCCATGCCAGCTCGCGGATCGGCATCGTGCCGCTCCAAGGGTCCGTCGGCGATCTGCTGATTTCGGTCGATGGGCAGCAAGCAATGTCCCTGGGTCCGGATGAGGTGGTCGAGATCGTTCGGAGTCCCGAGTTCGTGCACTTGGTGCGCTTGGGCCCGCGCGCCTACTTCAGCCGGCTCCGCGAGAGCCTTCGCTGGGGCGACCTCGCCGAGCGCGACGGGCGGCAATGA